A portion of the Pseudomonas koreensis genome contains these proteins:
- a CDS encoding DUF1289 domain-containing protein, whose product MTTIERPVASPCVNICALDEDDICTGCQRTVEEITRWGRMSNDERRVVLGSCHERAKASGLVWMIGKTPSR is encoded by the coding sequence ATGACCACCATCGAACGACCAGTCGCCTCGCCATGCGTGAATATCTGCGCGCTGGATGAAGATGATATCTGCACCGGCTGCCAGCGTACGGTCGAGGAGATCACCCGCTGGGGCCGCATGAGCAATGACGAGCGTCGGGTGGTGCTGGGGTCGTGTCATGAGCGGGCGAAGGCGAGTGGGTTGGTTTGGATGATTGGCAAGACGCCGAGCCGATAG
- a CDS encoding CoA pyrophosphatase encodes MLDELLHRVSNHTPRTLETDARFPEAAVLVPITRSDEPELVLTLRASGLSTHGGEVAFPGGRRDPEDPDLIFTALREAEEEIGLPPGLVEVIGPLSPLISLHGIKVTPYVGVIPDFVEYQPNDAEIAAVFSVPLEFFRKDPREHTHRIDYQGRSWYVPSYRFGEYKIWGLTAIMIVELINLLYDAKISLHQPPKSFIDT; translated from the coding sequence ATGCTGGACGAGCTACTGCATAGGGTAAGCAACCACACACCGCGCACGCTGGAGACCGACGCACGTTTCCCCGAAGCCGCCGTGCTGGTGCCGATCACCCGCAGTGACGAACCGGAACTGGTCCTGACCCTGCGCGCCAGCGGGCTTTCGACCCACGGTGGCGAAGTCGCCTTCCCCGGTGGGCGCCGCGACCCGGAGGACCCGGACCTGATCTTCACCGCGCTGCGCGAAGCCGAAGAAGAGATCGGCCTGCCGCCGGGGCTGGTCGAAGTCATCGGCCCGCTGAGTCCGCTGATTTCCCTGCACGGTATCAAGGTAACGCCGTATGTCGGCGTGATTCCCGACTTTGTCGAATACCAACCCAATGATGCCGAAATCGCCGCCGTCTTCAGCGTGCCCTTGGAATTCTTCCGCAAAGATCCCCGCGAGCACACTCATCGCATCGACTATCAAGGCCGCAGCTGGTACGTGCCGAGCTATCGCTTCGGCGAGTACAAGATCTGGGGGCTGACGGCGATCATGATCGTCGAGTTGATCAACCTGCTCTATGACGCCAAAATCAGCCTGCACCAACCGCCGAAAAGCTTTATCGATACTTGA
- a CDS encoding MFS transporter, whose protein sequence is MTTHTAYSETAPAQPTNSATRVATASFIGTAIEFYDFYVYATAAALVIGPVFFPQTSGTAQMLSAFLTFGIAFLARPLGSALFGHFGDRIGRKSTLVASLLLMGVCTTLIGVLPGYDSIGAWAPILLCVLRFGQGLGLGGEWGGAALLATENAPKGKRAWFGMFPQLGPSIGFLAANGLFLTLAMTLDDEQFRSWGWRIPFLLSAALVMVGLYVRLKLHETPVFANAIARQERVKVPLVELFSQYWAPTLLGAAAMVVCYALFYISTVFSLSYGVSTLGYSRETFLGLLCFAVLFMAAATPLSAWASDRYGRKPVLIIGGVLAILSGFLMEPLLTQGSTWGVALFLCIELFLMGVTFAPMGALLPELFPTHVRYTGASAAYNLGGIVGASAAPFFAQKLVAMGGLSYVGGYVSAAAVLSLIAVLCLKETRGNDLNRVA, encoded by the coding sequence ATGACGACCCATACCGCTTACAGCGAAACCGCGCCTGCCCAGCCGACCAATTCTGCCACCCGCGTGGCCACGGCCAGCTTTATCGGCACCGCTATCGAGTTCTACGACTTCTACGTTTACGCCACTGCTGCGGCGCTGGTGATCGGGCCGGTATTCTTTCCGCAGACCTCCGGCACGGCGCAGATGCTTTCGGCATTTCTCACTTTTGGTATCGCCTTCCTCGCCCGACCGCTGGGTTCGGCACTGTTTGGCCACTTCGGCGACCGCATCGGGCGCAAATCGACACTGGTTGCCTCACTGCTGTTGATGGGTGTGTGTACAACCTTGATCGGCGTCTTGCCGGGTTACGACAGCATTGGTGCCTGGGCGCCGATTCTGCTGTGTGTGCTGCGTTTCGGTCAGGGCCTGGGCCTCGGCGGCGAATGGGGCGGCGCGGCGCTGCTGGCCACGGAGAACGCGCCGAAGGGCAAACGCGCGTGGTTCGGCATGTTCCCGCAGCTCGGGCCATCGATTGGTTTTCTGGCGGCCAACGGCCTGTTCCTGACCCTGGCGATGACCCTGGATGACGAGCAGTTCCGCAGTTGGGGCTGGCGCATTCCGTTTCTGCTCAGCGCGGCGCTGGTGATGGTCGGCCTGTATGTGCGCCTCAAGCTGCATGAAACGCCGGTATTCGCCAACGCGATCGCCCGTCAGGAACGGGTGAAAGTGCCGCTGGTCGAGTTGTTCAGCCAGTATTGGGCGCCGACCCTGCTCGGTGCGGCGGCGATGGTGGTCTGTTATGCGCTGTTCTACATCTCGACAGTGTTCTCGCTGAGCTACGGCGTGTCCACGTTGGGTTACAGCCGCGAGACTTTCCTCGGCCTGTTGTGCTTTGCCGTGTTGTTCATGGCCGCAGCGACGCCATTATCCGCCTGGGCCAGCGACCGTTACGGGCGTAAACCGGTGCTGATCATCGGTGGCGTGCTGGCGATTCTGTCCGGATTTCTGATGGAACCGTTGCTGACCCAGGGTTCGACCTGGGGCGTGGCGCTGTTTCTGTGCATCGAGTTGTTTTTGATGGGCGTGACGTTCGCACCGATGGGCGCGCTGTTGCCTGAGCTGTTTCCGACCCATGTGCGTTATACCGGCGCTTCAGCGGCGTACAACCTGGGCGGCATCGTCGGGGCCTCGGCGGCGCCGTTCTTTGCGCAGAAACTGGTGGCGATGGGTGGGTTGAGCTATGTCGGCGGGTACGTGTCGGCGGCAGCGGTGTTGAGTTTGATTGCGGTGCTGTGTTTGAAGGAGACGCGCGGCAACGACCTGAATCGTGTCGCTTGA
- the ffh gene encoding signal recognition particle protein, translating to MFENLTDRLSQTLRHVTGKAKLTEDNIKDTLREVRMALLEADVALPVVKDFVNSVKERAVGTEVSRSLTPGQAFVKIVQAELESLMGAANEDLNLSAVPPAVILMAGLQGAGKTTTAGKLARFLKERKKKSVMVVSADIYRPAAIKQLETLANDIGVTFFPSDLSQKPVDIANAAIKEAKLKFIDVVIVDTAGRLHIDEEMMGEIKALHAAINPVETLFVVDAMTGQDAANTAKAFGDALPLTGVILTKVDGDARGGAALSVRAITGKPIKFIGMGEKSEALDPFHPERIASRILGMGDVLSLIEQAEATLDKDKADKLAKKLKKGKGFDLEDFRDQLQQMKNMGGLGGLMDKLPSIGGVNLSQMGNAQNAAEKQFKQMEAIINSMTPAERRDPELISGSRKRRIAMGSGTQVQDIGRLIKQHKQMQKMMKKFTAKGGMAKMMRGMGGMLPGGGMPKM from the coding sequence ATGTTTGAAAACTTAACCGACCGTCTCTCGCAGACGCTGCGCCATGTCACCGGCAAGGCGAAGCTGACCGAGGACAATATCAAAGACACCCTGCGTGAAGTGCGCATGGCGTTGCTCGAAGCTGACGTCGCGTTGCCGGTGGTCAAGGACTTCGTCAATTCGGTCAAGGAGCGCGCTGTCGGCACCGAGGTGTCGCGCAGCCTGACGCCGGGCCAGGCGTTCGTGAAGATCGTCCAGGCCGAACTCGAAAGCCTGATGGGCGCGGCCAACGAAGACCTCAACCTGAGCGCCGTTCCTCCCGCCGTGATTCTGATGGCCGGTCTGCAGGGCGCGGGTAAAACCACCACTGCCGGCAAGCTGGCGCGCTTCCTTAAAGAGCGCAAGAAGAAGTCGGTCATGGTCGTGTCGGCGGACATCTACCGTCCGGCGGCGATCAAGCAGCTGGAAACCCTGGCCAACGACATCGGCGTGACGTTCTTCCCGTCCGACCTGAGCCAGAAGCCGGTCGACATCGCCAACGCGGCTATTAAAGAAGCCAAACTGAAATTCATCGACGTGGTCATCGTCGACACCGCCGGTCGTCTGCACATCGACGAAGAGATGATGGGCGAGATCAAGGCGCTGCACGCCGCGATCAACCCGGTCGAAACCCTGTTCGTGGTCGACGCCATGACCGGTCAGGACGCCGCCAACACAGCCAAGGCCTTCGGCGATGCGCTGCCGCTGACCGGTGTGATCCTGACCAAGGTCGACGGCGACGCCCGTGGCGGTGCCGCGCTGTCGGTGCGCGCCATCACCGGCAAGCCGATCAAGTTCATCGGTATGGGCGAGAAGAGCGAAGCGCTCGATCCGTTCCACCCTGAGCGTATCGCCTCGCGGATCCTCGGCATGGGTGACGTGCTCAGCCTGATCGAACAGGCCGAAGCGACGCTGGACAAGGACAAGGCCGACAAACTGGCCAAGAAGCTGAAGAAGGGCAAGGGCTTCGACCTCGAAGACTTCCGCGATCAGTTGCAACAGATGAAGAACATGGGCGGCCTCGGTGGCCTCATGGACAAACTGCCGAGCATCGGCGGCGTCAACCTGTCGCAGATGGGCAATGCCCAGAACGCCGCAGAGAAGCAGTTCAAGCAGATGGAAGCCATCATCAATTCCATGACCCCGGCCGAGCGCCGCGACCCTGAGCTGATCAGCGGTTCGCGCAAGCGCCGGATCGCCATGGGTTCCGGCACGCAGGTGCAGGACATCGGCCGCTTGATCAAGCAGCACAAGCAGATGCAGAAGATGATGAAGAAATTCACCGCCAAGGGCGGTATGGCAAAAATGATGCGCGGCATGGGCGGTATGTTGCCCGGCGGCGGCATGCCGAAGATGTAA
- a CDS encoding cytochrome C assembly family protein has translation MLPLSPSLLTTLAAALLYAAATVYQSTRLATGAKANKRLLVSLGVFAVLAHGASLLTHLLTPIGLGLDFFSASSLIAAAVIALTLLACSRIPVENLLVLLFPLGAITVLLAQFAPTGTVQIIDEEPGILAHILLSILAYGMFTIAVFQALLLLVQDHQLKHKHPSGLIKNFPPLQTMESLLFGFLWAGWTLLSLSLISGWLFVENLFAQHLVHKTLLACLAWIVFSVLLWGRNRLGWRGHKAIRWTLAGFCLLMLAYFGSKLVREYILHI, from the coding sequence ATGCTCCCCTTGTCACCCAGTTTGCTGACCACCCTCGCCGCCGCCCTGCTCTACGCCGCTGCGACCGTCTATCAAAGTACCCGCCTGGCCACCGGCGCCAAGGCGAACAAGCGCCTGCTGGTCAGCCTCGGCGTGTTCGCCGTGCTCGCCCACGGCGCCAGCCTGCTCACTCATTTATTGACGCCGATCGGCCTCGGCCTGGACTTTTTCAGTGCTTCGAGCCTGATTGCCGCCGCAGTCATTGCCCTGACCCTGCTCGCCTGCTCGCGAATCCCGGTGGAAAACCTGCTGGTGTTGCTGTTCCCGCTCGGCGCGATCACGGTACTGCTGGCGCAGTTCGCGCCGACCGGCACGGTGCAGATCATCGATGAAGAGCCGGGCATCCTCGCCCACATTCTATTGTCGATCCTCGCCTACGGCATGTTTACCATCGCGGTGTTCCAGGCGTTGCTGCTGTTGGTTCAGGACCATCAGCTCAAGCACAAGCACCCGTCCGGGCTGATCAAGAACTTCCCGCCGCTGCAAACCATGGAAAGTCTGCTGTTCGGCTTTCTCTGGGCCGGCTGGACGCTGCTGTCGCTGTCGCTGATTTCCGGCTGGCTGTTCGTCGAGAACCTGTTTGCCCAGCATCTGGTGCACAAGACCCTGCTGGCCTGTCTGGCGTGGATCGTCTTCAGCGTGCTGTTGTGGGGGCGCAACCGTCTCGGCTGGCGTGGCCACAAGGCGATTCGCTGGACCCTCGCCGGTTTCTGCCTGCTGATGCTGGCGTACTTCGGCAGCAAACTGGTTCGTGAATACATTCTGCACATCTGA
- a CDS encoding transporter associated domain-containing protein: MDGLPIGPMLAVFVLLILWSGLFTAVEIAQQHLLAQRVASRASDKPLAKLSFPLDSLILCNTLCRALAVIIATLLAIFLCDENGPWAACLGAGAILLVFADYFPRTVARRHPEAVLAFGNALLMVPMKIVYPPAWLFSRLSALLMTPFTRKAQVVQQSEDEMPADHDDDPEHPVRAHPVSGIHALDNITVNDILVPRSDVDGINLDDSIEEIIEQLRENKRTRLPVFHSDINQVEAVLNTRQIGHLLSNGGLTREALLAASYEPYFVPESTPLQLQLLNFHKQQRRLGMVVDEYGEVLGIVTLEDILEEIVGEFESEHSLDNPHIHPQADGRMVIDGAASIRDLNKCLGWHLPSDGPKTLNGLVTEALETIPESAVCLKIGRYRLEILETEENRVSKVLIWLTSSVPALVPAR; encoded by the coding sequence ATGGACGGTTTGCCCATAGGGCCGATGCTCGCGGTATTTGTCCTGCTGATTTTATGGTCAGGGCTGTTTACCGCCGTCGAAATCGCGCAGCAGCACCTGCTCGCGCAACGTGTTGCCTCGCGCGCCAGCGATAAGCCGCTGGCGAAGCTGAGCTTCCCGCTCGACAGCCTGATCCTCTGCAACACCCTGTGCCGCGCCCTTGCGGTGATCATCGCGACGCTGTTGGCGATTTTCCTCTGCGACGAAAACGGCCCCTGGGCGGCGTGCCTTGGCGCCGGCGCCATTCTGCTGGTATTTGCCGATTATTTTCCGCGCACTGTGGCCCGGCGCCATCCCGAAGCCGTGCTGGCGTTCGGCAATGCTTTGCTGATGGTGCCGATGAAAATCGTCTACCCGCCCGCCTGGCTGTTCAGCCGTCTCAGCGCTTTGCTGATGACGCCGTTCACGCGCAAGGCTCAGGTGGTGCAACAGAGCGAGGACGAGATGCCAGCCGATCACGATGATGATCCCGAACATCCGGTCCGCGCCCACCCGGTGTCGGGCATTCATGCGCTGGACAACATCACGGTCAACGACATTCTGGTGCCGCGCAGCGACGTCGATGGCATCAACCTCGACGACTCGATCGAAGAGATCATCGAGCAACTGCGCGAGAACAAGCGCACACGCCTGCCGGTGTTTCACAGTGATATCAATCAGGTCGAGGCGGTGCTTAACACCCGTCAGATCGGCCATTTGCTCAGTAATGGCGGACTGACCCGCGAGGCGCTGCTGGCCGCCAGCTACGAGCCGTACTTCGTCCCGGAAAGTACGCCGTTGCAGCTGCAACTGCTGAACTTCCACAAGCAGCAGCGCCGCCTCGGCATGGTCGTCGATGAGTACGGCGAAGTGCTGGGCATCGTCACCCTTGAAGACATTCTCGAAGAGATCGTCGGCGAATTCGAAAGCGAGCACAGCCTCGACAATCCGCATATTCATCCTCAGGCCGACGGGCGCATGGTGATCGATGGCGCCGCGTCGATTCGCGACCTGAACAAGTGCCTGGGCTGGCATCTGCCGAGCGACGGGCCGAAGACGCTGAACGGGCTGGTGACTGAAGCGTTGGAGACGATTCCTGAAAGCGCTGTCTGTCTGAAGATCGGGCGTTATCGCCTGGAGATTCTCGAGACCGAGGAGAACCGGGTGAGCAAGGTGCTGATCTGGCTGACTTCATCGGTGCCTGCTTTAGTGCCTGCCCGATAG
- a CDS encoding preQ0 transporter, with amino-acid sequence MIFLIAYISSVVLINFAFSTAPHLDIIWSAWGGLVFVLRDMVQTRFGHGAIVAMLAALVLSYITSDPSIALASATAFAVSECIDWLVFSITKRPLRDRLWISSALSIPLDSFIFFGMIDALTPPVIITALASKFAGVTAVWLIMAWRDRKQAVAS; translated from the coding sequence ATGATCTTCCTCATCGCCTACATCAGCAGCGTCGTGCTGATCAACTTCGCCTTTTCCACCGCACCGCACCTGGACATCATCTGGTCGGCCTGGGGCGGGCTGGTGTTCGTGCTGCGCGACATGGTGCAGACGCGCTTCGGGCATGGCGCGATCGTGGCGATGCTGGCGGCGCTGGTGCTCTCGTACATCACCTCCGACCCCTCCATCGCGCTGGCCAGCGCTACGGCGTTCGCGGTCTCCGAATGCATCGACTGGCTGGTGTTCAGCATCACCAAACGGCCGTTGCGCGACCGTTTGTGGATCAGTTCGGCACTGAGCATTCCGCTGGATTCCTTTATCTTTTTCGGCATGATCGACGCCTTGACGCCGCCGGTGATCATCACCGCGCTGGCCTCGAAGTTCGCCGGCGTCACCGCCGTCTGGCTGATCATGGCCTGGCGTGATCGCAAACAGGCTGTCGCCAGCTGA
- the purT gene encoding formate-dependent phosphoribosylglycinamide formyltransferase — MTRIGTPLSPTATRVLLCGCGELGKEVVIELQRLGVEVIAVDRYANAPAMQVAHRSHVINMLDGAALRAVIEAEKPHFIVPEIEAIATATLVELEAEGFTVIPTARAAQLTMNREGIRRLAAEELDLPTSPYHFADTFEDYSKAVQDLGFPCVVKPVMSSSGKGQSLLRSADDVQKAWDYAQEGGRAGKGRVIIEGFIDFDYEITLLTVRHIGGTTFCAPVGHRQEKGDYQESWQPQAMSPIALAESERVAKAVTEALGGRGLFGVELFIKGDQVWFSEVSPRPHDTGLVTLISQDLSQFALHARAILGLPVPLIRQFGPSASAVILVEGQSTQTAFANLGAALSEPDTALRLFGKPEVNGQRRMGVALARDESIEAARAKATRAAQAVVVEL; from the coding sequence ATGACCCGTATCGGAACTCCATTGTCGCCAACCGCGACCCGCGTATTGCTGTGTGGCTGTGGTGAGTTGGGCAAGGAAGTGGTAATCGAACTGCAGCGCCTGGGCGTTGAAGTGATTGCTGTCGACCGCTACGCCAACGCGCCGGCCATGCAAGTCGCCCATCGCAGCCATGTGATCAACATGCTCGACGGCGCTGCCCTGCGTGCAGTGATCGAAGCCGAGAAGCCGCATTTCATCGTGCCGGAAATCGAAGCCATCGCCACCGCCACGCTGGTCGAGCTGGAAGCCGAAGGCTTCACCGTGATCCCGACCGCGCGTGCGGCGCAATTGACCATGAACCGTGAAGGTATTCGTCGTCTGGCCGCCGAAGAGCTCGACCTGCCGACCTCGCCGTACCATTTTGCCGACACCTTCGAGGATTACAGCAAAGCCGTTCAGGACTTGGGTTTCCCTTGCGTGGTCAAGCCGGTAATGAGTTCGTCGGGCAAGGGCCAGAGCCTGCTGCGCAGCGCCGATGACGTGCAGAAAGCCTGGGATTACGCGCAAGAGGGCGGTCGCGCCGGCAAAGGTCGGGTGATCATCGAAGGCTTCATCGATTTCGATTACGAAATCACCCTGCTGACCGTGCGCCACATTGGCGGCACAACGTTCTGCGCACCGGTTGGTCACCGACAGGAGAAGGGCGACTATCAGGAATCCTGGCAGCCACAAGCGATGAGCCCGATTGCTCTGGCTGAGTCCGAACGCGTTGCCAAAGCTGTGACTGAAGCGCTGGGTGGTCGTGGTCTGTTCGGTGTCGAGTTGTTCATCAAAGGCGATCAGGTGTGGTTCAGCGAAGTCTCGCCGCGCCCGCATGACACCGGTCTGGTGACGCTGATTTCTCAGGACCTGTCGCAATTCGCTCTGCACGCCCGCGCCATTCTCGGCCTGCCGGTACCGTTGATTCGTCAGTTCGGCCCGTCGGCTTCGGCGGTGATTCTGGTGGAAGGGCAGTCGACCCAGACCGCTTTCGCCAACCTGGGCGCTGCGCTGAGCGAGCCGGACACGGCGCTGCGCCTGTTCGGCAAGCCAGAAGTGAACGGCCAGCGCCGCATGGGCGTGGCGCTGGCGCGGGATGAGTCGATCGAGGCTGCGCGTGCCAAGGCGACTCGTGCTGCTCAGGCGGTTGTTGTAGAGCTGTAA
- a CDS encoding NUDIX hydrolase, whose amino-acid sequence MKFCSHCGNPVTQRIPEGDSRLRFVCDSCQTIHYQNPNIVAGCVPTWGTQVLLCRRAIEPRLGYWTLPAGFMENGETIEQAAIRETAEEACARVRNLSIYTLIDVPHISQVHVFFRAELADLEFAAGPESLEVQLFDEADIPWDELAFRTVGRTLECFFADRRVEKYPVRSESIPPLVQPVIVG is encoded by the coding sequence ATGAAATTTTGCAGCCACTGCGGTAACCCGGTCACCCAGCGCATTCCCGAAGGCGACTCGCGGCTGCGATTTGTCTGTGACAGCTGTCAGACCATTCACTACCAGAACCCCAATATCGTTGCCGGTTGCGTGCCGACCTGGGGCACGCAAGTGTTGCTCTGCCGCCGCGCCATCGAGCCGCGCCTCGGTTACTGGACACTGCCCGCCGGTTTCATGGAAAACGGCGAGACCATCGAGCAGGCGGCCATCCGCGAGACCGCCGAGGAAGCCTGCGCCCGGGTGCGCAACCTGAGCATCTACACGCTGATCGACGTACCGCACATCAGTCAGGTGCACGTTTTTTTTCGCGCCGAACTGGCCGATCTCGAGTTTGCCGCCGGCCCTGAAAGCCTTGAGGTGCAGTTGTTCGACGAAGCCGACATTCCTTGGGACGAACTGGCTTTCCGCACGGTCGGGCGCACCTTAGAATGCTTCTTCGCTGATCGGCGCGTCGAGAAGTATCCGGTTCGTTCGGAATCGATCCCGCCACTGGTGCAGCCGGTCATTGTTGGCTAG
- a CDS encoding gamma carbonic anhydrase family protein codes for MKYRLGDARVETHPQSWVAPNAVLVGKVRLEEGANVWFNAVLRGDNELILIGRNSNVQDGTVMHTDMGYPLTIGTGVTIGHNAMLHGCTVGDYSLIGINAVILNGAKIGKNCIIGANSLIGEGKEIPDGSLVMGSPGKVVRELTEAQKKMLEASAAHYVHNSQRYARDLVEQEE; via the coding sequence ATGAAATACCGCCTGGGCGACGCCCGTGTCGAAACCCATCCGCAGAGCTGGGTCGCGCCCAATGCCGTATTGGTGGGCAAGGTCCGCCTGGAAGAGGGCGCCAACGTCTGGTTCAACGCCGTGTTGCGCGGCGACAACGAACTGATCCTCATCGGCAGGAACAGCAACGTGCAGGATGGCACGGTGATGCACACCGATATGGGCTATCCGCTGACCATCGGCACCGGCGTGACCATCGGCCACAACGCCATGCTCCACGGTTGCACGGTCGGCGATTACAGCCTGATCGGCATCAACGCGGTGATTCTCAACGGCGCGAAAATCGGCAAGAACTGCATCATCGGCGCCAATTCGCTGATCGGCGAAGGCAAGGAAATTCCCGACGGTTCGCTGGTGATGGGCTCGCCGGGTAAGGTCGTGCGCGAACTCACTGAGGCGCAGAAAAAGATGCTCGAAGCCAGCGCCGCGCACTATGTGCATAACTCGCAGCGTTACGCCCGCGATCTGGTCGAGCAGGAAGAATGA